GCTCACTAAGCATGTATTTGATAAAGTAAAAGCACTAAAACtgtgaagtattattacaatactattacaatttatatataatgttatattatattatattattctgaCGAGTTTTCAGCAGCTGTCACATTAatgaaagttattattattagtggaaactgtgatgcatttatttctgtattctttgatggatagaaagttgtaaagaacagaaacagaaatcttttgtaacattataaatgtcttcactgtcacttttgatcaatttaatgcatacttggcaaacaaaagtattaaattgttttttaaacatataccatatttttatatatgatataatatagttatttttgaaaatttaaagaaaatatatgttCTGCATGTAATTAGTTTGAACTCAATCATTTGTTTCTGAAGCATTCTAGTGTTTCTTCAGATCTCTAAACCTAGTCATGAACGCTAGTAGGGTACTAGTAATTTTTGTCTTCACAATTTAGTGTTGGCAAGCATTCAAACCTGTAGATCTTCAAACACAATCCTGATGGAGATGGACGGGAGCGTCAGATCTGATCAAgtgactggaaaaaaacaggaatGGAATTCGCCTGAGGAACATTTATAAGCTtctgtgcatatgtgtgtgtgtttgatatgAGATTGTGCACCTGGAAACCATCTGTTCACAGCAAAACCCTGATCTCCAGCAGAGGGCCTGTATGATCTCAGTGATAAATTGCCTTGATTTCCTCACAATCATCTGCTGAACTCACCTGAACACAGGTGTTTTGTTGGGGGCAATGCATTAAAAGATTActatttcaagtaactagtaattaCTTACTAgtttgagttactttttcaagcccagcccaggtgacaaaaagtaatgcaaaagtaacataatggaTTGCTTTCTATAAAAGTAACACAGTTACTTTTTGTAATGcaatactgtaatgcattacttttaaaatagctttttttccaACACTGGCAACTGTGTGAGTGAATCTGACTCATTTTCttaagtaaaacattttgaaaagagTACTGTAGTATGTACCagctgtctttctgtctgtgaaGGTCTCTTGTTCTCATGTGTTCGTTCTGCAGCCAAACGCTAAAGACAAGCTTGGTTTTCCAAAGGTCATGTATTGCAGTTAAATATGGGgtgatttttttacagtgctgcACATGAGAGCAAACTCAACATTCAGGAAAGGAAGGAAAATTAAAAAGCTCTAATTATAGTCATTTGCTTTCTATTCTGACATGGAGAAGTGGCCATCTTTTACATGTCTTTTTCAGATGCTGAACTGTTTTCATATGATCTCTGTATCCTCAGGGTGGCCACAGATCATAATTCAGACAACACCACCGCGATCCTGCGCGAATGGCTGACAAACGTACAGAACTTCTATCATTATGTGGAGTGGAGACCTCAGGAGGAGCCCAGGTGAGATTGACCTTAAACTACATCTGAACCCAAAACTGAACTCACAGAAACATTTGCACACATTTTTACTCCATGTCTGCTTTTACTCTTCttacatattttgttaaataaatccaaatttgtttaaaaataaacacattttcattaaacattaaaaatgtaactgattttattttttaatacttatttcaatacatttcttttagttttttttttttttttttagtgtgagatttttttgttgatattttgaattagattttatgaaatgatttttctcttttcatgttaaagtttttgtcattttaaagttttgtaGATTTGTTGTaatttggtatttttgtcatttgcagtcgtttttgttgttttcaaatttttaattaatttattttgtaataaattttaatatttttaaaaattatttttatttcagttttagttattttattgcttcaagGTAAACTAAATGAAAGTAAGAAATGTAGAAACTATCTGAAATAGTtagaaattttatattttatgttattcagttaacatttcaacaaaaaaatatttttctatatggTATTTTATGACCTGAATTAACGTTGCTTTGccataaaattataatatatataatatatatatatatatatatatatatatatatatatatatatatattaaatacagaaattaaaaacatgctaattctAGTGTTAAGTCATTTTATGTAtcaattgcattttaatgtatatttgaaataactgataGGACAACAAATCAGTCCAGTGCAGTAAAGATGTGAACTTTGCCTTTGATGTGTGTCTGAAGGTTTTGTGGCTCATgaatttctttttctgtgtgtttttcagcGTCTATGAAGACGAGAGTGGGTCGAAGCACTGGACCAACCTGCGATATGAGCATGTGATGAAGCTCCGTCAGGCGGCCCTCGACACGGCGCGTGAGATGTGGGCCGACTACTTTATGGTACGTCATCTGAAAATCCTTTCAAAGTTCAGTTTATGTCTGAGATAATTCCCTTTACCCCTGACTAAAGTCAACTACCATTATCCACGGCTTTAATGTTGACTGTCAGAGCAGATAATATGACAGTAGTGTGTAGTGTGACCTAAACTGACCCACGTCCATCACACTGTAATTACACTTCACCTCCAGTCTGTAGAGGGTCACAGACCGCGTCCCGTCGCTCAGCGGAGCGCTCGGTCGTCTATAGTTAGCAGTGATGTTTAGTATGCCGGttatttctgtgtgtttgtttctgcTGCTCTGTGATCAGCTCCGTTCTTCAATCTGCTGTCCAGCATTCGGCTCCACACTAGTTTAACtggtttgcatgtgttttagtCAAAGTACTCTGTACCATTATAGGATTAAACACACTGTCTGCCGAGCCGCTGGTGAGGAGTCAAAACCACTGGCATGTATAAAACTTAAACATCTTTACTGGAAAACCACATTGAGTTTGATCTTCAGTAACTGAcatgaattaaaacattttttttaagtcatttctTGATTCAAACTGCACTAAAAAGAACTTGTGTAGATTTAATTTGACTCAGAAATACCTAGTAAATGTCACAAATGATCACAAAGAAGCAGAACGactgaaataatgttttctcATAATGCATCTACTAAAAACATTAACTCTGCAAAGTCTTTTATAAAGTGTGTTTCTGATTCAGGAGCCAAAatccattttcaaaaataaattcagcagtgctttaattatattttatagacaAGAGAGGAAATTGTGAAATTGCATATGAATATGTGCTGAAGTACACTCTAAAGTCCTCTCTAAACTAACTAATATCAATTTAAACTAATACAGtttcatttaaaactgtaaaataaccTGCATTAGAATgtctaaaatattacattaaaatatttttaaaaagtttccataataagtactctttttaaaaattaaactgaccTTTTTTCCACTGGGAAAACTGCTGTTAAAAGTTGCCATTTTTGTGAAacagttaattattaaaaaataaataaataaataaattgcagaTCTAAAATTAAGTTATGGGGAGACGCTCTGAAAtgataaatgaaagaaaaaaaagacaaactgaCAGCCTTGCGTCTCTAATTGCAGATGGTGGACTGTGATAACCTGCTGACTAACCGGGATGTTTTATGGAAGCTGATGCGGGAGAACAAGACGATCGCGGCACCGATGCTGGAATCCAGAGCGGCGTATTCAAACTTCTGGTGCGGCATGACGTCTCAGGTGTGTCCACGTGTGCCCGTAGTTTTTACTCAACCATATTTTTTAAGTCAGGTTTCAATGACTAAAAATCAAGgcattttattcaaatgaaaatggttGTATTTTAGTCATGCTGCATAATGGTTAAACTGATAGTTATGGCTGTTTTGCACAAAATTACAGTAGTTGTCATTagagaaatgtgtttttgcatttcatCTGAATTCTTGCACTTTTATGTAAGCAACAAATGTTTGGGTTTAATACAGTTTGTTATAAATTTTGCACAGCATAAACGGCCATGTGAAGGAACGCAGTATTACACTTTCATCTGAGCAGAATATTGGATTGAAGATCGTTAAACTCCAACATACATGTTTTCTGGTGTTTTCAgagagtgtttgtgtgaatggttgccagattgggAATATTAAGTAAAACGAAGGGCAgaaaatttgtcattttaaaatgagatgTTCAAATCACCACACGCTAACTGGCCAAAAGTGTGTAAATGCGACAAAATCTCAGgctaaaacatgcataaaaacagcttttaattttttatttttatttttttttctttaaagaagaatacattaatatattaattgcaGAGCTTGTAGACGCTGGGGGGCGATCTCAATGGTCTCACATGATTCACGGGTTCACAGAGATTTTTCCCCCCCAGTGGCAAACCATTGAAATTTCAAACGTTTTGAAACAGTTATGACATAATCAAGCCTCATTTACTGAAATCAGGTAACTTTGGCAGTTCGATACACACTCACAAAAGTTTTGTAACTTCACGAAGCAGTGCTTCGAATGCGCCCATCACTAATacacagtatatacatatattatgtaaacacaaacttttattttggatgcaattagtTGCATTTGTTGACAAAAATCTAGAGAAATGTTGGAAAAGagaatttgttgttgttgtttgaatttttataattaacttataaatattttagtttcaccttttttttgtcAACAGTATTGCATGTTGATATAATCGGAGGGATTGTTTAATATTATCTGTGTCAACTTGTCTTAAGacgattaaaggagaagtccacttccagaacaacaattttgtcaccttgtcatcaaagatgtttatgtctttctttctttcttcagtcgtaaagaaattatattttttgagttaaacttttcagcatttttctccatataatggagtgatatggtgccccgattttgaacttccaaaatgcagtttaaatgcggcttcaaacgatcacaaatgtggttgtaaatgatcccagctgaggaagaagggtcttatctagtgaaacaattggttattgtcattaaaaaaaatacaattgaaatactttttaatctcaaatgctcgtcttgtctttctctctcctgaactctgtgtattctggctcaagacagttagggtatgttgatgtcttcaaaaatcatttcaaaatcatcctacattgctgcagaagtactgactaagtctttgtaaagtgaacatgcaaagaagatcaaacacccttaacaaaaaaggtaaaacagctatgtaggaagattttgaagatgagcgtttgacattaaaaagttcagatattgtattatttttatgaaaataattgatcgtttcactagataagacccttctttctcggctgggattgtttacaatctcatttgtgatcgtttgaagctgcatttaaactgcatttttaaagttcaaactcggggcaccatatcagtggACTTTtcttttaagatgtttattttaattgtgcGCTGCAGTTTTGTTGTCTGTCACTTTAAATTCTCAAACTCTTTAAATCCagatggattctgattggttatcattatttttattgtttatcagctaaaaaaaaaaaatctgtaaaggATTCCAACAACATCATTCATCTGTGccgttatcattatagttacaGTTAAACTTAGAACAATTTTTAAACTCCTATTGCTATAGTTCTAGTTAACGACCTTGGTGTAAACAGGCCTtcagtcagaaaaaaaggtggTCACCGGACATTTTTGGTCGCAGTCCTGCTTAAcaagtgagtgtgtgtttgcaggGTTATTATAAGCGGACGCCGGCCTACATGCCCATCCGCAGACAGGAGCGTAAGGGCTGCTTCGCCGTTCCCATGGTTCACTCCACCTTCCTGCTGGACCTGAGGAAGGAGGCGTCCCGTGAGCTCGCCTTCTACCCGCCTCATCCCGACTACAGCTGGGCCTACGATGACATCATCATCTTCGCCTTCTCCGCACGGATGGCAGGTGTGTCTCTGACCGCGCAGATTATATCAGCTTATCATGTGCACTGCTTTTGcttaaattttactgttgttttccACAGAGGTTCAGATGTACATCTGCAACAGAGAGACTTATGGGTATTTCCCTGTGCCCCTGCGCTCCCATAATACCTTGCAGGACGAGGCGGACAGCTTTCTGCACTCGCTGATGGAAGTTATGGGTGAGTCGCATGACAAGCCAACATGACTTTACATGCTCTTGCTTTTCAGCTGAAAGAGCGTAACGACATGTACTTGATCattctgtgtgttttgtctCCAGTGCGCAATCCTCCATCAGAGCCGTCTGTGTATCTCTCTCTTCCTCCTAAACAGCCGGATAAAATGGGCTTTGATGAGGTGAGGATGTTATATTACTACCAAACTATTTtactttgtgttttatattatagtatatttaatattatactttttatattgtattattttatgaaatagtataatataaaatagcGTAATATTACAGTCAAAcaaaaatttattcagacatctttttcacattattacagtttatttgctatagtttggaaaatggtaataaagaatgacaagaactcagagttaaactgtgtcagaacaaattgatcttgataatgtcagataactttgatagaacaTTATGTgatggattacaatcaaccaaaaatttaGACAACTGtcagtatgacaatatttacaaaactatCGATACTTTGTTGAACGATTACCTAGCAATGCTTAAtgttttgttcagtctgtggtgtaaaaaggtcacattagcaattaaagaaaaaaaaaacacttaagcaaaacatggtcaggtcaaagtgtttaaataatttttgatttgtaatcttttttttttttttttttttttttttttttgctatccttacttacataaatgaaataTAGTCCTGTAACcactagtaaaaatatttaaaatgatatttggtgtctgaataatgtttgatttgactatatttaaatattttattttatttattttttatttggttttatttgtcaATAGAATTGTAattcttttatataaaatgtgtatttcttaattgtattttgtatttatatttatatattttattttatattgttatagcATAAAACAGTGTagtattaaattgtatattattgTGTTGTATCTTTTTGTATCATAGTATACTGTACTCTAATACAGAAAACATTGATTGAAAATCATGTTATttgtatattacatttattatatttaaaatagtgaaatatatcattattatatatgttCATCAATCTTCTATATTATGTGtaacccaggaccacaaaaccagtcttaagtagcacgggtatatttgtaatacattgtatgggttaaaattattgatatttcttttatgccaaaaatcattaggatattaagtgaagatcatgtttcataaagatattttgtacgtttcctaccgcaaatatatcaacttaatttttaataagtaaaatgcatagctaagaacttcatttggactacTTCAACTTGACTtttgattccagattttcttaatagttgtatcttgatcaaatattgtcctcattctaacaaaccatacatcaatcgaaagcttatttattcagcttttagatgatctataaatctcagttttgaaaaattatgaCTGGCTCTGTGGTCCAgggatacatatatatatatatatatatattcatcagacttatatattaaatatttacttttaaattacttcATGAAGTTGTATATTATGATTGTAGATATTCATCATTTGTATGGTATGTATGTTGAGGTGTTTATGATAAACCTGCTGAGGCGTTCGGACCGCAGGGAGCGCATGCTGAGGACTCTGTACGAGCAAGAGATCGCGTGCAAAATCATCGCAGCTGTAGATGGCAAGTATGtctcaaacacaaacaaacgGATCGtgttcacacacaaacatgagcCTCCCATAATCCAGTCTCTCACCTGTCTGTTCTGCTCGCACACAGACCGTCTGACATGAGTGCGTGTTTATGTTTCAGGGCACTCAATGTCAGTCAGATCGAGGCGCTGGGGATTGAGATGCTGCCCGGATACAGCGACCCGT
This genomic window from Labeo rohita strain BAU-BD-2019 chromosome 1, IGBB_LRoh.1.0, whole genome shotgun sequence contains:
- the colgalt1b gene encoding procollagen galactosyltransferase 1 → MHLLCFFFLLLWTGPVRSYFPEERWSPESALLAPRVLVALVCRNSAHSLPHVLGAIDRLNYPKDRMAVWVATDHNSDNTTAILREWLTNVQNFYHYVEWRPQEEPSVYEDESGSKHWTNLRYEHVMKLRQAALDTAREMWADYFMMVDCDNLLTNRDVLWKLMRENKTIAAPMLESRAAYSNFWCGMTSQGYYKRTPAYMPIRRQERKGCFAVPMVHSTFLLDLRKEASRELAFYPPHPDYSWAYDDIIIFAFSARMAEVQMYICNRETYGYFPVPLRSHNTLQDEADSFLHSLMEVMVRNPPSEPSVYLSLPPKQPDKMGFDEVFMINLLRRSDRRERMLRTLYEQEIACKIIAAVDGKALNVSQIEALGIEMLPGYSDPYHGRPLTKGELGCFLSHYNIWTEIVDRGLKTSLVIEDDLRFEVFFKRRLQNLMDEIASQRLDWDLIYIGRKRMQVDRPEKSVPRIHNLVEADYSYWTLGYAISLRGAQKLLRAEPLKKMLPVDEFLPVMYNKHPVEDYMSHFERRDLRAFSAEPLLVYPTHYTGDPGYISDTETSTVWDNETVHTDWDRARSRKSSEQEELSSEAQNSDVLQSPLDSTARDEL